The following is a genomic window from Bacillus sp. V2I10.
ATCGCCATAACAGCGACAAAAGATTCTGTAAGCATCGCGCCATATCCGATTGGACGGGCATGCGATTCTCTTTCGATCATTTTCGGCGTTGTGCCCGAAGATACTAAAGCATGGAAGCCGGAAACAGCACCGCATGCAATCGTGATAAATAAAAACGGAAACATATTTCCTGCAAATACAGGTCCTGTACCATCTACAAATGGTGTAACAGACGGCATCTGCAGGTCTGGAGCTACAACGATGATTCCAAGTGCGAGACCGACAATGGTTCCGACTTTCAGGAATGTACTTAGATAATCCCTTGGCGCAAGCAGGAGCCAAACCGGCAAAACAGACGCTATGAAACCGTATACAATCATTAAAATAGCAATTGTTTCGCCTTTATATGTAAATAGCTTTGCAAGTTCCGGTGTTTCCGCAACGTACTGTCCAAGGAAGATCGATAATAGAAGAAGCACGACACCGATAACTGAACCTTCCCCCACTCTTCCCGGGCGAATATACCTCATGTAAACGCCCATAAATACAGCAATTGGAATCGTTGCTGCGATTGTAAACATTCCCCACGGACTTCCTACAAGCGCTTTCACCACAACGAGAGCCAAAACTGCTAATAAAATAATCATAATACCTAAAATACCTACCATGGCTATGATTCCCGTTATCGGACCCATTTCTTCTTTAATCATTTCCCCTAATGATTTTCCTTTTCGGCGCATTGAACCGAACAAAATAATGAAATCCTGTACGGCCCCTGCAAGGATAACGCCGACGATAATCCAGATCGTACCCGGCAAATACCCCATTTGTGCAGCAAGTATAGGCCCTACAAGCGGCCCTGCTCCCGCGATCGCTGCAAAGTGATGACCAAACAATACCCATTTGTTGGTCGGCACATAATCCTTGCCGTCATTGTGTGTTTCTGCAGGTGTTTCCCGCTTATCATCAAGCTCAAACACCTTGCCCGCAATAAAACGGCTGTAAAAACGGTATGCAACCGCATACGAACAAACTGCAGCTGTCAGCAGCCAAATTGCATTAATGCTCTCCCCCTGATTGAGAGCGATGACTGCAAATCCAGCTGCTCCCAGTGCAGAGACTAACCCCCAAATAATAATAGACCTCAAAGCCTTCATCTGCATCATCCCTTCTGTAACATACAAACCTATTATACTTTTGTTATCTGAATTTTTAAATAATAATTTTACTAATTTAGTAGGTTAATACTAGAATTTCAGATCAGAAGATGTGATTTAAGGCATAAAAAAACCACAGTACCTACTGTGGTGCGCCTCTTTTCTTATTTTTCACCGGCAGGATCATGGTCACTTCTGTACCCGCACCAAGATCGCTTTTATAAGCTACTCTTCCTTTCATGGTTTCAATAATGCGAAGCGAAACGGTTGTTCCAAGACCGGTGCCTTTATCCTTGGTCGAATAAAAAACAGTGCCAATCTGGGAAAGCTGCTCCGTTGTCATCCCCTTGCCTGTATCAGATATGACTGTATGGGCATGGCCGTTTTTCAAATAGAGCTGTATTCGGACCCTCCCGCCTCCAGGAGTTGCTTCGATTGCATTTTTAATGAAATTTACCAGTGCCTGCTTCAGCTGGCTTCGATCTGTTTCAACATAAAGGCCCGGCTGCAGCTGGCAGGATAACTTAACTCCTTGCTTGACCGCAAGTGCATTTAATAAATAGACGACATCCTGAATAACTTCTGAGAGCTGAAATTCTTCAATTTTTTTAAGCTTAGGCTTAGCAAAATTAAGATAATCATTCAGAATGGACTCTGCTCTGCCAAGCTCACTCAAAATTAAACGCATATATTGTTCTTCGGTCTTCTTTTCTTTTTCCATCAGCTGCAAAAACCCTTTTACAACGGTTAATGGATTTCGGACTTCATGTGCGATGGATGCAGCAAGCTCACCAATCGTGTTCAGCTTTTCAGTCCGGATAATCTCCTGCTTCATCATTTTCCTGTCAATGCCAGCTTCAAGCAGCTTAGCAGCAATCCCAATAGCGAAAACTTGTAAAGTTCCGAAGATAAACACATATAATAACAGCTCCCTGCTGCTGCTGAAGGTGAAATCAGATGTGATTAAAAAAGAAAGCAGAATGAAAAGCTGGACAACAGCTGGCCAGAATCCAATAAGGATAGAAAGCTGAATTCTTTTTTTAGGCTTGTACTTTCTAAAACGCTTTGAAAATAGGAACGGTCCAATCAATGCAAGGAAGGCGCTTATATATCCAAAAACAAGCGCTTCCCCGCCTATGTATGTTCTGGCGAGCAGAATGAAAAAGAAAACAATCAGGCCTGAAGCAGGGCCTCCATACAACAATGCAAGCACCATTGGGACATACCTTAAATCCCAATAAAGACCGTAATCATAAAACGAGAAAATCATGCACAAAAAGGCAGAGATTCCGTATATAACTCCGGAGAAATAAGGAGATGCCGTAATGCGCTTGTTTTCAAAAATAACCGTATAAATTAAGACAGGAACCAAAACGATTAAAACATGTAATGTTAATTTCTCTGCGAGCATCGTATTTTCCCCAATTATATTTGTGTATTGAGTTGATATTCGACAAAAATCGCATAACTCCTCTTTGTTTTTTTAATGAACCTTATATTTAAACAAACGTTTATTAAATGTTTTAACCCGCAGTAAAACAGGTATCTGTACATACATGGAGGTGATTGGCGTGACAGATAAAAAAACGAAACAAAAACAAGATAATCCCGAGCAGATACCAGGCCGTGACGGAAAAACACTTATTGAACGGGAAAATGAAATGACCGTTGACGCTATCCCAACCGAAGAGGTAAAAATCGGACTTCAGGATGAAAAAAAGAAACATAAAACAAAGGATCAATCTTCAAGTGATTAATTTTTCAGCGAGATTTTTTCAGCCGTTTTTCTAATTCTTTCAGCCATTGTTTTTTTCAGCCGGCGCTTTTTTGTTCAGCCCGATTCTTTCTTTTGCATCTGATATACATGTTCTCAGCTTATATTCTTCTGTTTCAAACAGATCTTTTTAACCCGGAATCTCTCTTTATTTCTCACTATTCTTATACAAAAACCCTCCCGCTTCAAAGCGGGAGGGTTTTTATGACTTATTTCATTCCAGTATTAGCCTTCACAAGAATCTCATCAAATTTCTTCGCATCTTCTTTCTTGCTTGAAACGATGGTTCCGATGTAAGCACCAAGGAATCCAAGCGGGATTGAAACGATACCCGGATTAGACAGGCTGAACAAAGGATCTCCAACAAAAATGGCTGCTCCTGCTTCTGGTGACCATACATTCGGGCTTATAGCTACAAGAATTAAAGAACTGAACAAACCAGTCAGCATACCTGTAACAGCGCCGGCTGTATTAAACCGTTTCCAGAAAATCGTCAGCAGGAGAATTGGCAAATTGGCGCTTGCCGCGACAGCAAAGGCCAGTGCGACTAAAAATGCAACGTTCATGTTCTGCGCAAACAATGCGAGAAGAATTGAAAGAACCGCCACACCGATAGATGCCCACCTGGCTGCGACAACCTGCTCTTTCTCAGTTGCTTCTCCGCGGCGAAGAATATGGCTGTAAAAGTCATGCGCAAATGCAGAAGCAGCTGATAGCACGAGTCCCGCTACAACAGCGAGTATTGTTGCGAATGCTACTGCCGAAACAAAGGCAAATAAGAAATCCCCGCCAATCGCTTCTGCAAGCAATGGCGCTGCCATGTTCCCAGCTGAGTTTGCAGCTACAATATTGTCATAGCCAACAAACGCTGCAGCTCCTAAACCTAAAAAGACAGTCATCACATAAAACGCACCGATAATCCATGTTGCATATACAACAGATTTACGTGCTGTAATGGCATCCTTCACTGTAAAGAAACGAATCAGGATATGAGGAAGTCCGGCCGTTCCAAGAACAAGCGCCAGATTCAGCGAAATCGTATCAAGCGGATTCTTAAACTTATTCCCCGGATTCAAAAAGCTTTCACCAAGCGGCGTCGCCGTCTGCATCTCAGAGAACATTTTCATGATGCTGAAATCAAATTTAGCAAACACAATAACTGAGATTATAAATGTACCTATCATAAGAAGAACAGCTTTTACAATCTGCACCCAGCTCGTTGCAGTCATTCCTCCGAATACCACATAGATTGTCATCAGAGTGCCAACAATCAGAACTGAATACACATATTCAATGCCAAGGAGAAGATGAATAAGCCCTCCCGCTCCCACTAACTGAGCAATCATATAAAAGATTGAAATAGAAATCGTATTCAGAGCAGCTACACCGCGCACTTTACTGTTATTAAACCTTGCTGCTATCATGTCAGCCATTGTATACTTCCCCAAATTCCGAAGGGGCTCAGCCACTATGTATAACACCACAAGATATGCAACTAAAAATCCTATGCTGTAAAAGAAACCATCAAATCCCGAGAGCGCTATCATTCCGGCGATCCCTAAAAAAGAAGCAGCGGACATATAATCGCCAGCGATAGCCAGTCCGTTTTGAAAGCCGGTTAAACTGCTGTCTGCGGTGTAAAAATCACTGGTTGTCTTTGTGCGCTTTGAGGCAAAATAGGTAATAAATAATGTCATAATAACGATTGCCAAAAAGAGAGAGAATGCCAGCATGTTCATTGTAAGTTTCCTCCTTTACCTTCTTGCTTCAGCTTTGATTTCTTCAACCATCTGATCAAACTTCTTTGCCCGGCTGGAATAAAGCATGCACAGCGTCCAAGTCATAATAAATTGGGCAAAGGCAAATACCCATGCCCAGCTGATCGCGCCGACTGCATACTCATTCAGTACGGTTGAATAGGCCGTTAACACCGGCAGTGTAAAATAAAATGCTAAAAAAAATAATGACATTGGCAAGATGAAATTTCGTTTTGCCTGAAGCAGTTTTTGAAAGGATTCCGACTGAACAATTTTGGTGTAATCTACTGAGGACTGTGCGGACTTCAATTGTTGTTCTTCATTACTCACTATTAGTTCCCCCTTAGTTAAAAGTTTGTAAAAAAACCCAAACCTCCTTTAATTCCAAATTTTCACACTCTCATTATATATTTATCTGAAAAGTATGTAAATTTAGTTATCTTATTTTTTAAAAATAACCTTCTTTAGACTCATTCAAAGATAGATATAATTCAGAAGGTAGACTAAAATAAGAAAGATTACTGCATTCTATTATCGGTGAAAGCTGTTAAGGAGGATACGATGGAGAAAAAGAATACACTTCCAACCCGAAAACTGCTTGGAATTGCAGGACTTGGCTGGCTTTTTGATGCCATGGATGTTGGAATGCTCTCATTTATTATAGCGGCGCTTCAATCTGAATGGGATTTAAGCCTTAAACAAATGGCCTGGATCGGCAGCATGAATTCTATCGGAATGGCTGTTGGCGCCCTCGTGTTTGGATTATTGTCTGACCGAATTGGAAGGAAACATGTCTTTATTATTACCTTGCTTCTCTTTTCAGTCGGAAGCGGACTGTCTGCTTTCACAACTACATTGACCGCCTTCCTCATATTAAGGTTTTTTGTTGGAATGGGGCTTGGAGGAGAACTTCCTGTTGCATCAACTCTCGTGTCTGAAAGTGTAGCACCTGAAAAACGGGGAAGAATTGTTGTCCTGCTCGAAAGCTTCTGGGCTGCAGGCTGGCTTATTGCCGCTCTTATCTCTTATTTCATCATTCCAAGCTACGGATGGCAAATGGCTCTGCTTCTAAGTGCATTGCCTGCATTTTATGCGCTGTACTTACGGATTAAACTTCCGGACTCTCCCAAGTTTTTAGCGATCAAGAAAGAACAGAAGCCTTCCATTTTGGAAAATATTAAAACGGTCTGGTCTAAGGATTACATCCGTCAGACCACTATGCTTTGGATTCTTTGGTTCTGTGTTGTCTTTTCTTACTACGGCATGTTTTTATGGCTGCCAAGTGTCATGGTTCTGAAAGGCTTCAGTTTAATCAAGAGCTTTCAATATGTTCTTATCATGACCCTTGCTCAGCTTCCAGGCTATTTCACAGCAGCCTGGTTTATAGAGAAATTCGGCAGGAAGTTTGTGTTAACGACCTATTTAGTCGGAACTGCGTTAAGTGCCTATTTCTTTGGAACGGCTGAATCTCTTACTCTGCTTCTTACATCAGGAATATTCCTGTCATTCTTCAATCTGGGAGCCTGGGGAGCGTTATACGCTTATACTCCTGAGCAATATCCGACAGCTGTTCGCGGAACAGGCGCCGGAATGGCTGCATCATTCGGACGCATTGGAGGAATTTTAGGGCCATTGCTTGTTGGTTATCTTGTTGCCAAAGATACCTCAATGACCATGATCTTTTCAATCTTTTGTGTATCCATTCTGATCGGTGTACTGGCTGTTATCGTTCTTGGAAAAGAAACAAAAGCCAAGCAGCTGTTTTAACTGAACAAAAGCGCAAGCGCCTTGGTCAGATCCGACAGGCAGATAAGAATCCGACAGAAAAGTCCGGGTTTGACTTTTTTGGCGGATTCGTTCTGACCGAGGATTTAGGCGCTGGAGCTGGACGTAGATAACTTTATTTCGTTATCCACAACCTATTTCCTTTTATAATTTCCTAGACAATGAAAAACCCCTTCAACCTTTAAGAGTTGAAGGGGTTTTTTCAGTTAATGACCTCCCAGGTAAGCCATTTTCAGCTGATCACTTGCATTTAATTCATCTGCCGTTCCAGACAGCACAACCTTGCCTGTTTCAATGACATATACTCTATCAGCGATCGACAAAGCCATATTTGCATTTTGTTCAACTAATAAAATGGTTGTGCCAGTTTTATTGATCTCTTCAATAATTCTGAAGATCGTTTTAACCAGCAGCGGAGCAAGTCCCATTGATGGTTCATCCAGCAGAAGAAGCTTAGGGCGCGCCATTAGCGCGCGTCCCATTGCAAGCATTTGCTGTTCCCCTCCTGATAGTGTTCCTGCCTGCTGTTTTTTGCGCTCAAGCAGCCTTGGAAAGAGTTCAAATACTTTTTCAAAATCCCTTTTGATTTCAGCTTTATCTTTGCGCAAGTAAGCTCCAAGCTCTAAATTCTCCTCAACCGTCATGTTTGCAAACACTCTGCGTCCCTCAGGAACATGTGATATTCCTTGTTTAACGATTGTTTGAGCTGCTTTTCCTGCAATTGATTTATCTTGGAAAAGCACCTCTCCCTTTTTAGGCTTTAAAAGTCCTGAAATGGTTTTTAAAAGTGTGCTCTTCCCGGCTCCATTTGCACCGATCAAGGTCACAATTTCACCTTGATTAATCTCTAGAGATACATCCTTTATTGCCTGTATATTTCCGTAGTATACATTGATTCCATCTACTTTCAGCATTATGAAACCTCCTCGCCGAGATACGCTTCGATGACTTTTGGATTGTTTCGGATTTCCTCAGGCACTCCCTGAGCAATTAACTGGCCATGATCAAGTACATAAATTCGTTCACAAACACCCATGACAAGCGGCATATCATGTTCAATCAGCAAAACCGTTAAATCAAACTTCGCGCGGATAAATGCAATCAAATTCATCAGTTCTTCTGTTTCCTGCGGGTTCATCCCTGCTGCAGGCTCATCAAGAAGCAAAAGTTTAGGGTTAGCTGCAAGTGCACGGGCAATTTCTAAACGGCGCTGCTGACCGTATGGCAGATTCTTTGCCTTCTCGTGTTTCACTTTATCAAGCTTGAAAATCTTAAGAAATTCAATCGCTTTTTCTTCCATTTCACGTTCTCCGGAAAAATGGGAAGGCAGCCTGAGAATAGAACTTGCAATGGAATGCTTTGCAAGAGAATGATAGGCCACTTTTACATTATCCAAAACAGAAAGATCATTGAACAGTCTAATGTTTTGAAACGTTCTGCTGATTCCTTTGCGCGTAATTTTATAGGGTACAAGACCGTTCAGTTTTTGACCTTCAAGCATTAACGATCCTTCTGTTGGTACATATACGCCTGTTAACAGATTAAAAAAGGTCGTTTTTCCAGCTCCATTTGGGCCGATCAATCCAACAAGCTCACCTTTATTCAATTCGATATTGACGGATGAGAGAGCCTTAAGACCCCCAAACTTTATGCCTAAATTCTGCACATTAAGCAACGGTGTTTTTGCTGTCATGCCCTGCACCCCCTTTCATGCCTTTACGATTTTTGAAAAATGAAGTGAACTCTTTCGTACCGAGCAAGCCTTGAGGACGATAAAGCATCATCACAATCAGGACAAGACTGTAAATAATCATTCTTGTCTCTGGGTATTCCTGGAGGAAAGTAGAAACAATCGTAAGCAGGATTGCTGCCAGAACGGCACCAGACATACTGCCGAGCCCGCCAAGAACAACAAAGATTAAAATATCAAATGACTTTAAAAAGCCGAAGTTTGTTGGCTGGATGATGTAAAAGTTATGAGCGAACAGTCCGCCTGCAATTCCTGCGAAAAAGGCACCAATCACGAAGGCCGCAACTTTGTAGTACGTTGTATTGATTCCCATCGCATCTGCTGCTATTTCATTTTCACGAATAGAAATACAAGCTCGTCCATGCGTTGAATTCGTAAAATTGACAATAGCAAGAATAGTAATGAGCAAACATCCGAACACCCACGGCCAAGTTGTAAGATGGGATACCTGCATGCCGCTTGCTCCGCCAACATAATCAATATTCAAAAACGCGATACGGACGATTTCACCAAATCCAAGTGTAGCAATGGCAAGATAGTCCCCTTTTAGACGCAAACTTGGTATTCCAATAATAAGACCGGCAACAGCTGCAGCCAGTCCGCCTACAATCAGGGCAACCGAAAACGGCAATTGCATCTTCATTGTAATAACAGCCGAAGCATATGCCCCTACCGCTAAAAATCCTGCATGTCCAATTGAAAATTGACCGGTAATTCCGATAATAAGATGAAGACTTGCAGCCAGTATAATATTAATGGCCATAAAGTAAAGAGCATTGACCAGATAAATGTTCAAGAACCCGCCCGTTATTAAAATTTGTACGCCGATGAAACCAACAAGTGCCAAACCGATAGATAACCAAAACCCTTTTGATTTCTTCATTGCTGTCATCCCCCTTACACTTTCTCTCTAACGTTTTTGCCAAACAATCCTGATGGACGGAAGATAAGAATGAGAATAAGGACGATAAATGCTACACCATCACGCCATAAGGAGTAGCCCATTGCACTTACCAGTGATTCAATGACTCCGAGAAGCAATCCGCCAACCATCGCACCTGGAATAATCCCGATTCCCGCCCAATACTGCAGCGACAAAGGCCTTCAAGCCTGGGATAATCCCCATAAGCGGCTCAATTTTAATATAATAAGTTCCAAAAATAACACCCGCTGCCCCCGCTAAAGCAGAGCCAATTGCGAAAGTAGCAGAAATGGTATTGTCAACGTTGATTCCCATTAGCCTTGCTGCATCTGCATCATGTGAAACCGCACGCATGGCTTTGCCGATTTTCGTTTTATGAACAATAAATTGAAGCAAGATCATAAGCCCGACAGAAATACCCAGAATAAATAATGACTGACTGCTAATTGTGACGCCGAAAATTGAAATGCTCTCCGATGGAAGAACTGTTCCAGGATATGCTTCCGGCTGTGCTCCTCTCACGTAAATAACTCCGTATTCAATGAGGAGGGAAACTCCAATTGCTGTAATAAGTGCTGCAATTCTAGTCGCATTTCTCAAAGGTTTATAAGCTATCCTCTCGATTAATACTCCGAATAATGCACAAACTGCCATAGAGATGATTAATGCCGGGAAAAACCCAAGTTCTAAAATTGTAATCGAGTAAAACCCTACAAAGGCACCTATCATGAACACATCACCATGAGCAAAGTTTATGAGCTTCACGATGCCGTATACCATTGTATAGCCAAGTGCAATTAAAGCATAAATACTGCCCAGAGATATACCGTTGACAATCTGCTGAAAAATTTCCATAGTCTCTTTCTCCCCTGAAAGTCTTTTATTTTGTATGGCAGTTTTCATTGTTAAATTCAGAATAATAGGGGGCATGGCCCCCTACTCTATCTGCTATGTGATTTTTTATTCAGGATCTACATTCGTTTTAAATGTTTGCTCGCCATCTTTATATTCAAGAATAGCAGCAGACTTAACTGGATCATGAAGTTCATCAAGCGTCAGGTTACCTGAAACAAGAGCAAGATCTTTTGTTTCTTCGATTGCTTTTTGAAGCTTCTCAGGGTCAGCGCCGCCTGCA
Proteins encoded in this region:
- a CDS encoding ABC transporter ATP-binding protein; translation: MLKVDGINVYYGNIQAIKDVSLEINQGEIVTLIGANGAGKSTLLKTISGLLKPKKGEVLFQDKSIAGKAAQTIVKQGISHVPEGRRVFANMTVEENLELGAYLRKDKAEIKRDFEKVFELFPRLLERKKQQAGTLSGGEQQMLAMGRALMARPKLLLLDEPSMGLAPLLVKTIFRIIEEINKTGTTILLVEQNANMALSIADRVYVIETGKVVLSGTADELNASDQLKMAYLGGH
- a CDS encoding branched-chain amino acid ABC transporter permease, encoding MTAMKKSKGFWLSIGLALVGFIGVQILITGGFLNIYLVNALYFMAINIILAASLHLIIGITGQFSIGHAGFLAVGAYASAVITMKMQLPFSVALIVGGLAAAVAGLIIGIPSLRLKGDYLAIATLGFGEIVRIAFLNIDYVGGASGMQVSHLTTWPWVFGCLLITILAIVNFTNSTHGRACISIRENEIAADAMGINTTYYKVAAFVIGAFFAGIAGGLFAHNFYIIQPTNFGFLKSFDILIFVVLGGLGSMSGAVLAAILLTIVSTFLQEYPETRMIIYSLVLIVMMLYRPQGLLGTKEFTSFFKNRKGMKGGAGHDSKNTVA
- a CDS encoding ABC transporter ATP-binding protein — encoded protein: MTAKTPLLNVQNLGIKFGGLKALSSVNIELNKGELVGLIGPNGAGKTTFFNLLTGVYVPTEGSLMLEGQKLNGLVPYKITRKGISRTFQNIRLFNDLSVLDNVKVAYHSLAKHSIASSILRLPSHFSGEREMEEKAIEFLKIFKLDKVKHEKAKNLPYGQQRRLEIARALAANPKLLLLDEPAAGMNPQETEELMNLIAFIRAKFDLTVLLIEHDMPLVMGVCERIYVLDHGQLIAQGVPEEIRNNPKVIEAYLGEEVS
- a CDS encoding DUF485 domain-containing protein, giving the protein MSNEEQQLKSAQSSVDYTKIVQSESFQKLLQAKRNFILPMSLFFLAFYFTLPVLTAYSTVLNEYAVGAISWAWVFAFAQFIMTWTLCMLYSSRAKKFDQMVEEIKAEARR
- a CDS encoding cation acetate symporter, whose amino-acid sequence is MNMLAFSLFLAIVIMTLFITYFASKRTKTTSDFYTADSSLTGFQNGLAIAGDYMSAASFLGIAGMIALSGFDGFFYSIGFLVAYLVVLYIVAEPLRNLGKYTMADMIAARFNNSKVRGVAALNTISISIFYMIAQLVGAGGLIHLLLGIEYVYSVLIVGTLMTIYVVFGGMTATSWVQIVKAVLLMIGTFIISVIVFAKFDFSIMKMFSEMQTATPLGESFLNPGNKFKNPLDTISLNLALVLGTAGLPHILIRFFTVKDAITARKSVVYATWIIGAFYVMTVFLGLGAAAFVGYDNIVAANSAGNMAAPLLAEAIGGDFLFAFVSAVAFATILAVVAGLVLSAASAFAHDFYSHILRRGEATEKEQVVAARWASIGVAVLSILLALFAQNMNVAFLVALAFAVAASANLPILLLTIFWKRFNTAGAVTGMLTGLFSSLILVAISPNVWSPEAGAAIFVGDPLFSLSNPGIVSIPLGFLGAYIGTIVSSKKEDAKKFDEILVKANTGMK
- a CDS encoding ATP-binding protein, giving the protein MLAEKLTLHVLIVLVPVLIYTVIFENKRITASPYFSGVIYGISAFLCMIFSFYDYGLYWDLRYVPMVLALLYGGPASGLIVFFFILLARTYIGGEALVFGYISAFLALIGPFLFSKRFRKYKPKKRIQLSILIGFWPAVVQLFILLSFLITSDFTFSSSRELLLYVFIFGTLQVFAIGIAAKLLEAGIDRKMMKQEIIRTEKLNTIGELAASIAHEVRNPLTVVKGFLQLMEKEKKTEEQYMRLILSELGRAESILNDYLNFAKPKLKKIEEFQLSEVIQDVVYLLNALAVKQGVKLSCQLQPGLYVETDRSQLKQALVNFIKNAIEATPGGGRVRIQLYLKNGHAHTVISDTGKGMTTEQLSQIGTVFYSTKDKGTGLGTTVSLRIIETMKGRVAYKSDLGAGTEVTMILPVKNKKRGAPQ
- a CDS encoding carbon starvation CstA family protein codes for the protein MKALRSIIIWGLVSALGAAGFAVIALNQGESINAIWLLTAAVCSYAVAYRFYSRFIAGKVFELDDKRETPAETHNDGKDYVPTNKWVLFGHHFAAIAGAGPLVGPILAAQMGYLPGTIWIIVGVILAGAVQDFIILFGSMRRKGKSLGEMIKEEMGPITGIIAMVGILGIMIILLAVLALVVVKALVGSPWGMFTIAATIPIAVFMGVYMRYIRPGRVGEGSVIGVVLLLLSIFLGQYVAETPELAKLFTYKGETIAILMIVYGFIASVLPVWLLLAPRDYLSTFLKVGTIVGLALGIIVVAPDLQMPSVTPFVDGTGPVFAGNMFPFLFITIACGAVSGFHALVSSGTTPKMIERESHARPIGYGAMLTESFVAVMAMIAACVLTPGIYFAINSPPALIGTEAVQAATTVSSWGYTITPDDLTALADDVGEETVLSRTGGAPTLAIGMAYIFSEVIGGKALMAFWYHFAILFEALFILTTIDAGTRVGRFMIQDLLGHIYKPLARTEYLPANILATALCVFGWGYFLYQGVIDPLGGINTLWPLFGIANQMLAGIALLLGTTILFKMGKKAYVWITLVPTTWILIVTMTAGWQKLFHENPKIGFLSHANLFKGALDKGEVLAPAANAAQMKQVLINDYVDAALCAIFMLVVIAVLISAIRIWIKVLTNKKTTLHEAPYIARSEGGISHHV
- a CDS encoding MFS transporter: MEKKNTLPTRKLLGIAGLGWLFDAMDVGMLSFIIAALQSEWDLSLKQMAWIGSMNSIGMAVGALVFGLLSDRIGRKHVFIITLLLFSVGSGLSAFTTTLTAFLILRFFVGMGLGGELPVASTLVSESVAPEKRGRIVVLLESFWAAGWLIAALISYFIIPSYGWQMALLLSALPAFYALYLRIKLPDSPKFLAIKKEQKPSILENIKTVWSKDYIRQTTMLWILWFCVVFSYYGMFLWLPSVMVLKGFSLIKSFQYVLIMTLAQLPGYFTAAWFIEKFGRKFVLTTYLVGTALSAYFFGTAESLTLLLTSGIFLSFFNLGAWGALYAYTPEQYPTAVRGTGAGMAASFGRIGGILGPLLVGYLVAKDTSMTMIFSIFCVSILIGVLAVIVLGKETKAKQLF